In Cryptomeria japonica chromosome 10, Sugi_1.0, whole genome shotgun sequence, a genomic segment contains:
- the LOC131075863 gene encoding uncharacterized protein LOC131075863 isoform X1 has product MFFTLSKRIGHASSRLGERLGIVTLASSWTFGNIACTKLKEAGMLPKLLKPTGLTSSAIGTGYGSRIGSCHVKRLPTFLKNLFKSLLGVSTIVSEHWVEKYSNGLKQEVFPMISPPFFHGEGFLFQETTEVVCNKLHFILFGIDILMDDTREVVMYPKGHRILSLNIGLVIDEDLWAAEEVSKFGHQATLFCLK; this is encoded by the exons ATGTTTTTCACACTTTCCAAACGTATTGGACACGCAAGTAGCAGACTAGG GGAACGGCTTGGAATTGTTACACTTGCATCTTCTTGGACATTCGGAAATATTGCATGCACCAAATTAAAG GAAGCTGGGATGCTACCAAAGCTTTTGAAACCAACTGGATTGACAAGTTCAGCAATTGGAACCGGCTATGGCTCTCGAATTGGAAG CTGCCATGTCAAAAGGCTACCAACCTTTTTGAAAAATTTGTTCAAGTCTCTATTGGGTGTCTCTACCATTGTATCTGAACACTGGGTGGAGAAATATTCAAATGGTCTTAAGCAGGAAGTGTTTCCAATGATATCACCTCCTTTCTTTCATGGAGAAGGGTTTCTTTTCCAAGAG ACTACAGAGGTGGTTTGCAATAAACTTCATTTTATCCTATTTGGTATTGATATTCTTATGGACGATACAAGGGAAGTAGTTATGTACCCAAAAGGGCACCGGATTTTGTCTTTGAATATTGGCCTAGTTATTGATGAAGACCTTTGGGCTGCAGAGGAAGTTTCTAAATTTGGACACCAAGCTACTTTGTTTTGCTTGAAGTAG
- the LOC131075863 gene encoding uncharacterized protein LOC131075863 isoform X2 — protein sequence MHQIKAGMLPKLLKPTGLTSSAIGTGYGSRIGSCHVKRLPTFLKNLFKSLLGVSTIVSEHWVEKYSNGLKQEVFPMISPPFFHGEGFLFQETTEVVCNKLHFILFGIDILMDDTREVVMYPKGHRILSLNIGLVIDEDLWAAEEVSKFGHQATLFCLK from the exons ATGCACCAAATTAAAG CTGGGATGCTACCAAAGCTTTTGAAACCAACTGGATTGACAAGTTCAGCAATTGGAACCGGCTATGGCTCTCGAATTGGAAG CTGCCATGTCAAAAGGCTACCAACCTTTTTGAAAAATTTGTTCAAGTCTCTATTGGGTGTCTCTACCATTGTATCTGAACACTGGGTGGAGAAATATTCAAATGGTCTTAAGCAGGAAGTGTTTCCAATGATATCACCTCCTTTCTTTCATGGAGAAGGGTTTCTTTTCCAAGAG ACTACAGAGGTGGTTTGCAATAAACTTCATTTTATCCTATTTGGTATTGATATTCTTATGGACGATACAAGGGAAGTAGTTATGTACCCAAAAGGGCACCGGATTTTGTCTTTGAATATTGGCCTAGTTATTGATGAAGACCTTTGGGCTGCAGAGGAAGTTTCTAAATTTGGACACCAAGCTACTTTGTTTTGCTTGAAGTAG